The Triticum aestivum cultivar Chinese Spring chromosome 7B, IWGSC CS RefSeq v2.1, whole genome shotgun sequence genome window below encodes:
- the LOC123157377 gene encoding chaperone protein dnaJ 11, chloroplastic: MISPPPVMQSSAARPALAVFRQAAACSSSRRTVRCAVSVASAAPAGRCTLYEVLGLRAGATGGEIKAAYRRLARERHPDVAGAAGDDFIRLHDAYATLSDPDARARYDRDVVVQAYAQPPASRPNGVWGRPRRTWETDQCW; the protein is encoded by the coding sequence ATGATTTCACCGCCCCCGGTGATGCAATCCTCCGCGGCGAGGCCCGCGCTGGCTGTGTTCCGCCAGGCCGCCGCCTGCTCCAGCTCCCGCCGGACGGTCCGTTGCGCGGTGTCCGTCGCGTCGGCGGCGCCGGCCGGGAGGTGCACGCTGTACGAGGTGCTGGGGCTGCGGGCCGGCGCCACGGGCGGCGAGATCAAGGCCGCCTACCGGCGACTGGCTCGGGAGCGGCACCCGGACGTGGCCGGCGCGGCCGGCGACGACTTCATCCGCCTACACGACGCCTACGCCACGCTCTCCGACCCGGACGCCCGCGCGCGCTACGACCGCGACGTCGTCGTGCAGGCCTACGCGCAGCCGCCCGCTTCCAGGCCGAACGGCGTCTGGGGCCGACCTCGCCGCACGTGGGAGACAGACCAGTGCTGGTAG